CTTAAAGAAAACCTGGCTAAATATAAAGCACACTTATACAATGTCTGAACGCGCTGTAATTCTTGCGGGTGGGAAGGGAACCCGTTTGAGACCGTATACTATCGTCTTCCCAAAACCACTGATGCCGATCGGGGATTTTCCCATTCTTGAATTGGTGATACGTCAGTTAGCAGAAAACGGTTTTGGTCACATCACCCTTGCAGTGAATCACCAGGCAGAGTTGATAGAAGCCTTCTTTAAAGACGGAGCAAAATGGGGAGTGAAGATTGACTATTCGCTGGAGGATAAGCCCCTGGGAACTATGGGGCCGCTTAAGCGCATTGAGGATCTTCCGGAGGATTTTCTTGTGATGAATGGTGATGTAATGACGGATCTTTCCTTTTCTTCCTTTCTTGATCGCCACAGATCATCCGGAGAAATTTTTTCCATTTCCTCATACCAACGTAATCAGGTTTCGGATTACGGGGTGTTAGACGTGGATGGTGAAGGCGCATTAAGCGGATTCCGGGAAAAACCCTCGGTGAGCTTCCAGGTCAGTATGGGTGTTTATGCTGTGAACAGGAAGGCGCTTGATTTTATACCGGCCGGTTCGGCATTCGGCTTCGATCAGTTGATGCTTGATTTTCTAAAGGCTGGAAAAATCGTGAACGTGTTGCCCCATAATGGGATCTGGCTGGATATTGGACGCCCGGATGATTATGAAAAGGCGATCGAAACTTTTGCCGAATCCAGGAAACTTCTGTTAAAAACAACATAAGAACAATGCCAGTTAAAATTGCAGTATTATTCGACCAGAGTAATACGTGGATAAAAAGAAAATGGGAGGAATGTTTTTTAGAGGAGATGCTTCCCACGGGTTTCGATTTACAGTTGTTTACAAATCCTGAAATTGTTAAGTCATACGAAATTGTTTTTGTTCTCGGATATACCAGGATACTACCCGACTCATTTATTACAAGCAATGCGCTGATCCTCCTGATTCATGAAAGTGCACTCCCTGAAGGGAAAGGTTTTTCACCCGTTCAGTATCAGGTGTTAGCAGGTAAAAATGAAATACCGGTATGTTTAATTGAAATGGCTCCTGAATTAGATTCAGGAGATATTATCTTAAGAGATAGTATTAAGCTGAAAGGTCACGAATTGTTAGATGAAATACGCCAGATACAATTTGATGTCACAATACGACTCTTGATTCGTTTTTTAAGTATTTATCCTAATTTCAATCGAGAAAAACAAGAGGGAAATTCTTCGGTTTATCCTCGCAGAACCGAAAAAGACGATCAGTTAATACTGGATGCTTCAATTGCGGATCAATTCAATCATTTCCGAATAGCTGATAACGAGAACCATCCTGTGTATTTTATGAGAGGTGGTATAAAGTACTTATTAAAGATTTACAAGCAGGATTAATGGAAAGACATACCCCCATCAATAAAGGAAATTATGAAATGGATACGGAACAGCGCCTGCAAGCATTTGAACGTTTGCGTGGTTTGGGATGGGAGGAAGAATACGCAGATTACAGGAGAAAATGGTCTGAATATCCGGCTTCTTTATATGTGTCGGACTATCCATTGCTCCTTGATCTGGAACTTGCTTCCGTTTGCAACCTGAGGTGCCCCATGTGTTATACCATCACTCCTGAATTCAGGAAAAAGGTGAATGCGAAGCTGATGGACTGGGAGCTTTACACTAAACTTATTGATGAAACCGCCGGAAAGATAAGCGCTCTGCGTCTGAGTCTCAGAGGTGAGTCCTTCTTACACAAGCGATTTATTGATTGTATTAAATATGCTAAAGACAAGGGAATTAAAGAGGTATCCAGCCTCACTTCCGGGAACAAGTTCAGCCCGGAATTCACCCCCGGGGTAATTGATGCAGGTATAGACTGGATCACCGTATCAGTTGACGGGGTGGGAGATACTTACAACAGGATCAGGAAACCGATCACTTTCAATGAAATACTGGAAAGTCTTAAGTTCATTAAGAAGTACAAGGAGGAACGTGGACTGAAGAAACCGGTAATTAAAGTGCAGGGTATATGGCCGGCAATCAGAGAGAACCCTCAGCTTTATTACGACACGTTCGCACCCTATTCCGATTTGATTGCCTTTAACCCGCTGATTGATTTTCTTCACCGGGAGGAGAACCCGCCCTACATTAATAATTTTACCTGCCCTCAACATTACCAGAGGCTGGTGGTTGGGGCCGACGGCCTGGTAATGATGTGTTCAAATGATGAAGAAAATACGGAAGTGATCGGTGATGCAAATAAGCATACCATATATGAAATATGGCATGGCGAAAAACTCAGCAGGATGCGAAGCCTGCATGCGAAAAATGAGGGATTCAAGGAGATCCCCGTGTGCAAGAAGTGTTATTTGCCCCGTGTGATTGATGAGACGGAAACAGCGAAGGTAAGCGGACGTACATTTACAATTAAGAATTATCTGAACGGCTCCCAGATTATTGGTAAAAATGGCATTTCATAAGATGAAGCTTTTCGAAAAGATAAAGGATGGAGTATACGTGATCGCAGAGATCGGCGGTAATTTTATCACCTTCAGAGAAGCGGCTCTTCTCATTGATGCTGCAGTTGCGTCAGGTGTGGATTGCATCAAGATCCAGACGTTCACAGCAGAACGGATCTGTATGTCGACTGCCATGTTCGACATGGAAAATACAGGGAAAATTCGGCAACGGGATTACTTTAAAAAATACGAAATATCGGAGGACATCCATCGGAAGATATTTCAATATATTGCCGGTAAGGGAGTAGACTATCTTTCCACCCCTTCTCATTTCACGGATGTGGATATGCTGGAACGACTCAATGCGCCGGCTCATAAGATCGGAGCCGATGATGCAACAAATATTCCTCTTTTAAAATATGTGGCGCGAACCGGAAAACCCGTTTTGCTCTCTACGGGTATGTGTACGCTTGAGGAGGTAAGGGCGGCCGTAAATGCAATTAAAGAGGAAGGTAATGATCAAATCGTTGTATTTCACACTGTCAGCGGCTATCCTACCCATCCGCGAAACGTGAACCTGGAGGTGATACCAGCACTGATCAGGGAATTTCCTCAACATCCTGTCGGATTCTCGGATCATACAGTAACACCGTTAGCTTCTTTATTCGCGGCGGCGAAAGGAGCTCGGGTTCTGGAACGGCATTTTACCCTGGATAAAATGGCGGATGGACCGGATCACATGCTGTCTTCAACTCCGGAGGAAATGAAGTACCTCGTAGATTCTTTAAAGCTTCTGCCCTTGATGAAAGGAGTTGATGTGAAACAGCCGTTCGGACCCGAGATCATGAACAGGCAAAACAACCGGAAATCATTGGTGGTGATAAAGCCGATGAACAAGGGAGATTTTTTTAGCAGGGAAAACCTGGATATATTAAGGCCGGGGACCGGAATACCCCCTGTAATGTTTGAAAACGTGATCGGAAAAAGGTGTTCATGCGAACTCCCGGCGGATCACCTTTTAACTCCGTCTGATATTGAGCAATAATCCGGGTATTATTCTTCAGGCACGCATGGGCTCCTCGCGTCTCCCGGGAAAATCAATGATGCAGATCGGAGGTACCAATTTACCAGGATATATCTTGCGAAGATTCAAAAATGCAGGATCATCACTGCTGATCGTTTTGGCAACAACCTCCAACGAATCGGATGACGTGTTGGCGGAATGGGCTATCGCTGAAGGAATCCCGGTTTTCAGGGGAAATGAGCAAAATGTTTTGGATCGATACGTCACATGTGCCCGACAGTTTGGTTTTGATCCTGTCATCCGGCTTACCGGGGATAATCCTTTTGTTGATATACCGGAACTGAACAGATTGATGCAAATGTTCAATGAACAGAATTGCGACTACATAAGTTCACATGGGTTGCTTCCTCTTGGATCGGGTGCTGAAGTGTTTTCCTTAAGGGCATTAACCCAATCCCTTCAGAAGGCGGATAGGCCGGATCATTTTGAACACGTGAACGAATATATTTTGCAACACCCGGGTGAATTCAGAATCGGACTATTTGCGATGGATCCGGAAAAGAATTTTCCGGATGTGAGATTAACGGTGGATACCATGAAGGATCTCAAGAATGTGCAAAGTCTGGTAAAACATGATACAGATCCTGGGGGAAGCATTCTTCCGCTTTTAAAAATATGTTTGGGGTCTGCCTAGAGGCTTCAGGGGTCGTGGGATACGGCCATTTTTTTCGTTCGCTCATCGTAGCCCGGGAGCTTATCGAAGGGGGAGAAAAGGTGATGCTATTTATGAATCGTGAGGACCGGTTGATTCAAAGAATTGAAAACTCGGGAATACCATTCATGGTTGAAGAGGATATTGACCGGCCCGGGTGGAGAAAGGATATGGCCGGGAAGTTGGGGATCAAAGTTTGGATTGAAGACCGGCTTCGGTTCTCCGGTAATCATATCCGCGAACTTAGAAATGCCGGGGTTTTTGTGGTGGGATTGGATCTTGTAGCCCGGGACGAAGAATATCCTGATTTGGTATTTAGTATCATGCCTTGTTTTTATGGTTTGTGCAAGGCAAGATCGAAGGTGTTTCAAGGCATGGAATTTTTTGTGCTGGATCCCGCATTGCGCGAATTCCGAAGGGAGCGGAAGGAAATCAGAAAAGTGTTGGTGATGTTTGGTGGTACAGACACGCATTCTATAACATGGAAAGTGGCGGAGCAACTGCAGGGTGTATATGCACTTAAGGTAGTTCTTGGAGCTGGAACGGAAACTCGGATGTTCCCTGCAGGAGAGAAGGGTATAGAGGTGGTGCGTTCACCGGAATTACTATATAAGGAGTTTCCGGATTGCGACCTTGCTGTTTGTGCGGGAGGAATTACACCGTTCGAAATGGTTAGCACCGGGTTGCCTGTATGTATGATTGCTACGGAGGAACATGAGAAGATGAATGCAAGGTTTATTGCCGATCAAGGGATGGGAGTGGTTTTGGGCGATCGCCTGAATTATGATCTTCAGCCTGAAAAATTCGGGTCATTGAATCTTGCTCACTATAGCCGGAAAGGACTGGATTCGTTCCGTCATTACGGTGCCGGAAATATCATCAACAGGATCAGAGAGTTCGCATGAGAGCTGTGATACATCAGCCGGATTTTATGCCTTACATTGGATTTTTCCACCGGCTTCTCCATGCTGATCAGTGGATTGTCTTTGATCATGTGCAATTCTTGTCTAATAGTAAGAGCTGGCACCATCGGGATAAGATCAAATCGGCGCATGGAGAGCGCTGGCTGACAGTTTCTGTTAAAAAATGCCCGCAGAAAACACCGATCAATGAAGTATTACTTTCGGACACCACAGATTGGAGATCGGATAATCTCAATCTGATTCGCCAGGATTATCGCCAGTCTGCTTGGTTCAATGAGATATTTCCGCGGATAGAAAAATTGTACTCAACACCTTGCGAGCGATTGGTAGAATTTAATATCTTATCGATTGAAATGCTGATGGAAATGTTTGATGTCAGAATTAGTACGGTTCTTTCAAGCTCCCTTTCTCCGGAAGGTGCAAAGAATGAGCTCTTGATAGATCTATTGTCGAAGGTAGGGGCCGACGAGTATCTGTCGGGAGTGGGAGCAAAGGATTACCTCCGGCCTGAATTGTTCGACCAGGCCGGAATCAAACTACTTATTCAACAATTCACTCATCCGGTTTATCCCCAGATCAATGGAGATTTTATCCCTTTCCTTTCTTCTATTGATATTCTTTTCAACTGCGGAATTGAAAAATCCTCGGCTATTATCAGATCAATATGAAATTTGAGACTTGTCCCATTTGCTCTTCGAAAGATATTTTCGAATACATGCATGGGGTGTTTGATAATCCGGAGGCCATCGTAAAAGAATGCAGAACCTGTGGCCTCCAGTATCTGTATCCCATGTTTACTGATGAGGAGGAAGATGTCTATTATCGTAATTATTATGAAAGTCAGTCTGTCCGGCATTTTAAATCGAATTCGCTGAAGGATATGCAGGACGCCGCCCTCAGACTATACAATAATTACGAGGGGTATTATAAAGCATTGCTCGAAAATACAGAAGCTGTTCTGGAAGTGGGATGTGGTACCGGAGGGTTCATTAAATTTCTGGCAAGTACAGGAGAGAATTTCCTCTACCACGGCGTGGAAAGATCGGAGTCGAATCTGACATTTCTACGGGAATACAAACATTGGGACACTATCACTCCTGAGTTTTTTGAAACCTTCGGAGATCTGCCTGCGGGACAACAATATGATCTTGTTACGGCTTTCGGTGTGCTCGAGCACGTCCGTTTCCCTGACCAATTCCTCGAAGAATTAATACTTAAAGTCAGACCAGGTGGGCGTGTGGTTTTCAATGTTCCTAATAAGAATAACCCACTTGTTTCCTGGCTTGAATTGGAAGAATTCCGGAAGTTCACTTACATGATGCAGCATTGTTACACATTCACAGAAGAATCGCTGAAGACACTGGGGAAGCGCCATCATTTAGCAGTGAAAGAATTCAATTACCAACAGGTCTGGTCTCTGGACAATCACCTTTCCTGGTTGAAGAACAGGAAACCCCACGATTTCAGCCGGTTCACGCGATTACTTTCTCCGGAAACTATAGCATCCTATAACCGCGACCTGATCCGAAACAAGGAAACAGATCTGGTATCGGTGGTATTTAACTACAATCCTTAACTTGATAACATGAATATTCTGGCAATCGGTGCTCACTTTGATGACATTGAATTAGGCTGCGGTGGTGCACTGGCACGGCACGTTGCAAACGGAGACACAGTAATCGCATATGTAGCTACACTATCCGGTTATAAAAACGCAGACAATAAGGTGATCCGTCCTAATGAAATAGCCTTGAAGGAAGGGCAGGAGGCAATGAGGATACTGGGGGTTGAGCTGATTTGCGGCACATTTAATACCCTGGAACTTGAGTTTGCCGAGCCCCTGAATGTGCAAATTCTTCGAATCGTGGAAGAGCGTAAAATAGACAGGGTTTATATGCACTGGACAGGCGATGTACATCACGATCATATTAGCCTTGCACACGCATCCTTACATGCTTGCCGCCATGTGAAGAGAATACTAATGTATAGGAGCAACTGGTATCATTCTGGGAAAGTATTCAATGGGAATTATTATATCGATATCACTGAACACTGGGAGAAGAAGGAAAGTTCAATAT
This is a stretch of genomic DNA from Bacteroidia bacterium. It encodes these proteins:
- a CDS encoding nucleotidyltransferase family protein, producing MSERAVILAGGKGTRLRPYTIVFPKPLMPIGDFPILELVIRQLAENGFGHITLAVNHQAELIEAFFKDGAKWGVKIDYSLEDKPLGTMGPLKRIEDLPEDFLVMNGDVMTDLSFSSFLDRHRSSGEIFSISSYQRNQVSDYGVLDVDGEGALSGFREKPSVSFQVSMGVYAVNRKALDFIPAGSAFGFDQLMLDFLKAGKIVNVLPHNGIWLDIGRPDDYEKAIETFAESRKLLLKTT
- a CDS encoding methionyl-tRNA formyltransferase, giving the protein MPVKIAVLFDQSNTWIKRKWEECFLEEMLPTGFDLQLFTNPEIVKSYEIVFVLGYTRILPDSFITSNALILLIHESALPEGKGFSPVQYQVLAGKNEIPVCLIEMAPELDSGDIILRDSIKLKGHELLDEIRQIQFDVTIRLLIRFLSIYPNFNREKQEGNSSVYPRRTEKDDQLILDASIADQFNHFRIADNENHPVYFMRGGIKYLLKIYKQD
- a CDS encoding SPASM domain-containing protein → MERHTPINKGNYEMDTEQRLQAFERLRGLGWEEEYADYRRKWSEYPASLYVSDYPLLLDLELASVCNLRCPMCYTITPEFRKKVNAKLMDWELYTKLIDETAGKISALRLSLRGESFLHKRFIDCIKYAKDKGIKEVSSLTSGNKFSPEFTPGVIDAGIDWITVSVDGVGDTYNRIRKPITFNEILESLKFIKKYKEERGLKKPVIKVQGIWPAIRENPQLYYDTFAPYSDLIAFNPLIDFLHREENPPYINNFTCPQHYQRLVVGADGLVMMCSNDEENTEVIGDANKHTIYEIWHGEKLSRMRSLHAKNEGFKEIPVCKKCYLPRVIDETETAKVSGRTFTIKNYLNGSQIIGKNGIS
- a CDS encoding N-acetylneuraminate synthase family protein; amino-acid sequence: MKLFEKIKDGVYVIAEIGGNFITFREAALLIDAAVASGVDCIKIQTFTAERICMSTAMFDMENTGKIRQRDYFKKYEISEDIHRKIFQYIAGKGVDYLSTPSHFTDVDMLERLNAPAHKIGADDATNIPLLKYVARTGKPVLLSTGMCTLEEVRAAVNAIKEEGNDQIVVFHTVSGYPTHPRNVNLEVIPALIREFPQHPVGFSDHTVTPLASLFAAAKGARVLERHFTLDKMADGPDHMLSSTPEEMKYLVDSLKLLPLMKGVDVKQPFGPEIMNRQNNRKSLVVIKPMNKGDFFSRENLDILRPGTGIPPVMFENVIGKRCSCELPADHLLTPSDIEQ
- a CDS encoding acylneuraminate cytidylyltransferase codes for the protein MSNNPGIILQARMGSSRLPGKSMMQIGGTNLPGYILRRFKNAGSSLLIVLATTSNESDDVLAEWAIAEGIPVFRGNEQNVLDRYVTCARQFGFDPVIRLTGDNPFVDIPELNRLMQMFNEQNCDYISSHGLLPLGSGAEVFSLRALTQSLQKADRPDHFEHVNEYILQHPGEFRIGLFAMDPEKNFPDVRLTVDTMKDLKNVQSLVKHDTDPGGSILPLLKICLGSA
- a CDS encoding WbqC family protein, whose product is MRAVIHQPDFMPYIGFFHRLLHADQWIVFDHVQFLSNSKSWHHRDKIKSAHGERWLTVSVKKCPQKTPINEVLLSDTTDWRSDNLNLIRQDYRQSAWFNEIFPRIEKLYSTPCERLVEFNILSIEMLMEMFDVRISTVLSSSLSPEGAKNELLIDLLSKVGADEYLSGVGAKDYLRPELFDQAGIKLLIQQFTHPVYPQINGDFIPFLSSIDILFNCGIEKSSAIIRSI
- a CDS encoding class I SAM-dependent methyltransferase — encoded protein: MKFETCPICSSKDIFEYMHGVFDNPEAIVKECRTCGLQYLYPMFTDEEEDVYYRNYYESQSVRHFKSNSLKDMQDAALRLYNNYEGYYKALLENTEAVLEVGCGTGGFIKFLASTGENFLYHGVERSESNLTFLREYKHWDTITPEFFETFGDLPAGQQYDLVTAFGVLEHVRFPDQFLEELILKVRPGGRVVFNVPNKNNPLVSWLELEEFRKFTYMMQHCYTFTEESLKTLGKRHHLAVKEFNYQQVWSLDNHLSWLKNRKPHDFSRFTRLLSPETIASYNRDLIRNKETDLVSVVFNYNP
- a CDS encoding PIG-L family deacetylase is translated as MNILAIGAHFDDIELGCGGALARHVANGDTVIAYVATLSGYKNADNKVIRPNEIALKEGQEAMRILGVELICGTFNTLELEFAEPLNVQILRIVEERKIDRVYMHWTGDVHHDHISLAHASLHACRHVKRILMYRSNWYHSGKVFNGNYYIDITEHWEKKESSILAHESELGRVNKKWVSFFRNEAENAGQRIGVPLAEVFEVVKWIE